From Aspergillus fumigatus Af293 chromosome 3, whole genome shotgun sequence, a single genomic window includes:
- a CDS encoding translation initiation factor 2A: protein MAAPQQLAFRTVKGIGILDAAPVYEPLSGFVRPEGNLRCSAYSPCGRYFAWASPERVTIVDPSVGHVVSTISAENVFELGFSPLGTYLITWQRPSKDANGDAVKNLKVWKVIETSPESNGDEHTVVGSFVQKSQTGWNLQYTFDESLCARVVTNEVQFFQSDNLSKVWNKLRVEGVSDFALSPGKNNSIAVFIPERKGQPAAVKVFNVPQFGAPISQKSFFKGDKVQLKWNSNGTTLLVLAQTEVDRSGKSYYGETTLYLLSANGGFDSRVDLDKEGPIHDVSWNPNSKEFGVVYGYMPAKTTIFNFRGVAKHSFPLAPRNTILFSPHGRFVLVAGFGNLAGQMDIYDLDKNYNKVATIEASNASVCEWSPDGQFILTATTSPRLRVDNGIRIWHVSGGLMYNEDMNELYEVVWRPQSTTQHPLGDPFQTLPTPHPSALAYLSTKKAPAKPVGAYRPPGARGQVTPLAFKREDEGGAAYVRDGASGGSALNGFGKPRRREVPGAEPVEEYLPPGAAPGGGVALPPGADQEKLSRSAAKNKKKREAKKQQQQQQQQQQDGLAPPANGGQPGQSPDRRGHERSRSKGQNGHVDGNARRNGHQANGASQSAKTKPAEAPAPAPAAADAAANPTAQDKKIRGLLKKIRAIEELKMRLASGEKLEDTQVKKIQTEDAVRKELEALGYNG from the exons ATGgcagctcctcaacagcTTGCTT TCCGAACGGTCAAAGGGATTGGCATCTTGGATGCGGCCCCAGTCTATGAGCCTTTGTCGGGGTTTGTGAG ACCTGAGGGGAACCTCCGCTGTAGCGCTTATTCTCCATGCGGCAGATATTTTGCCTGGGCTTCTCCCGAGAG GGTTACTATTGTCGATCCTTCTGTTGGACACGTCGTCTCTACGATTTCTGCCGAAAATGTCTTTGAGCTGGGGTTCTCCCCCTTGGGAACCTACCTGATCACTTGGCAGCGACCCTCCAAGGACGCCAACGGAGACGCCGTCAAGAACCTCAAGGTCTGGAAGGTGATTGAAACATCGCCTGAGAGCAACGGAGACGAGCATACGGTTGTGGGCAGCTTCGTTCAGAAGTCGCAGACAGGTTGGAACCTCCAATACACGTTCGATGAGAGCCTGTGTGCTCGCGTCGTCACCAACGAGGTTCAATTTTTCCAGAGCGACAACCTGTCAAAGGTCTGGAACAAGCTGCGTGTGGAGGGTGTGTCTGACTTTGCCCTCTCCCCCGGCAAGAACAACTCGATTGCTGTCTTTATCCCTGAGCGCAAG GGTCAACCAGCAGCGGTCAAGGTGTTCAACGTGCCTCAGTTCGGAGCGCCCATCTCCCAGAAGAGCTTTTTCAAGGGTGACAAGGTCCAGCTCAAGTGGAACAGCAATGGAACGACTCTGCTGGTGCTTGCGCAGACCGAGGTCGATCGCAGCGGCAAGAGTTACTACGGAGAAACAACTCTGTACCTGCTTAGCGCCAATGGTGGCTTTGATTCGCGTGTGGACCTTG ACAAGGAAGGTCCGATTCACGATGTGTCCTGGAATCCCAACTCCAAGGAATTTGGCGTTGTGTATGGATATATGCCAGCGAAAACCACCATCTTCAACTTCCGGGGAGTGGCCAAGCACAGTTTCCCTCTGGCACCTCGCAACACCATCCTGTTCTCTCCCCATGGACGTTTCGTGTTGGTAGCTGGCTTCGGTAACTTGGCCGGGCAGATGGACATTTACGACTTGGACAAGAACTACAACAAGGTGGCGACCATTGAAGCGTCGAATGCTAGTGTCTGCGAATGGTCGCCGGATGGACAGTTTATTTTGACGGCTACCACCAGCCCGCGCCTTCGGGTGGATAACGGCATCCGAATCTGGCACGTGAGCGGTGGATTGATGTACAACGAGGATATGAACGAGCTGTACGAAGTCGTCTGGAGGCCCCAGTCAACCACCCAGCACCCGTTGGGCGACCCATTCCAGACTCTCCCCACACCCCACCCGTCTGCCCTCGCCTACCTGAGCACCAAGAAAGCGCCCGCAAAGCCAGTCGGTGCCTACCGTCCCCCGGGCGCTCGTGGCCAAGTCACACCTCTTGCGTTCAAGCGCGAAGATGAGGGAGGTGCAGCCTACGTTCGGGATGGCGCTAGCGGTGGCAGCGCGCTAAACGGATTTGGCAAGCCTCGCAGACGCGAGGTGCCTGGCGCAGAGCCGGTCGAGGAATATCTGCCTCCTGGAGCCGCTCCCGGAGGAGGTGTGGCTCTGCCACCCGGTGCTGACCAGGAGAAGCTCTCCAGGTCGGCGgcaaagaacaagaagaagcgtgaagccaagaaacagcagcagcagcagcaacagcaacagcaggatGGTCTGGCTCCTCCCGCGAACGGCGGCCAGCCCGGACAGAGCCCCGACCGTCGCGGCCACGAGCGAAGCCGATCCAAGGGCCAGAACGGCCACGTTGACGGCAATGCCCGCCGCAACGGCCACCAAGCTAACGGCGCATCACAGTCGGCCAAAACGAAACCCGCCGAGGCGCCTGCACCCGCTCCCGCCGCTGCAGACGCCGCCGCGAACCCTACAGCGCAAGACAAGAAGATTCGAGGactactgaagaagatccggGCGATCGAGGAGCTGAAAATGCGACTTGCGAGTGGGGAGAAACTGGAGGATACGcaggtgaagaagatccagacTGAGGACGCAGTGCGCAAGGAACTCGAAGCTTTGGGATACAATGGATAA
- a CDS encoding ESCO family N-acetyltransferase — MPWTVTNSFKRGLMKTYGRPLWRVYDDDNNGPAAKKRRVEAGNDSDDAENSLQYAIRESSAAILSSPSRRNSVVLSEGTHDDDLSTPPSSPPPRLTPPPANTRKPTFSFLKRKQSSTKDASNGTPLTEVNSNSVRSSVDPPKKKAAAAQSQPPVLKQMQIDLGHGVRKTCATCGMEYVPSNAEDAALHKKFHDMNSTGVDLGKAFMRANACRWVYEATRFDEGYVVIVDRKASPTVKNQAKKVLEVISKELSAPEISDDVLWSQTEPPERLRKNGAEEKVDRYKVFLHMKDSRCVGACLTERIWESRPVECSTPTQNGADQPTDSAITVRDEVHPAIVGISRIWTSGSSRRRGIAMDLLDCVVTNFIYGMEIPKEQVAFSQPTESGKRLAQAFFGPGVQWHVYNES; from the exons ATGCCGTGGACTGTAACAAATTCATTCAAGCG AGGACTCATGAAAACTTACGGAAGACCTCTATGGCGCGTCTATGATGACGACAATAATGGTCCTGCCGCCAAGAAACGACGCGTCGAGGCAGGCAATGATTCCGATGACGCGGAAAACAGTCTTCAATATGCTATTCGTGAGTCATCAGCTGCCATTTTATCGAGTCCGTCGCGCCGCAATTCAGTAGTTCTTTCAGAGGGGACgcatgatgatgacttgtCCACGCCTCCGTCATCGCCACCTCCCAGGTTGACCCCTCCCCCCGCAAACACGAGAAAACCAACATTCTCGTTTCTGAAGCGCAAGCAATCGTCGACGAAAGATGCGAGCAATGGCACCCCGCTCACGGAAGTCAACTCCAACAGTGTGCGGTCGTCGGTCGATCCtcccaagaagaaggcggcggcggcgcagTCGCAACCACCCGTGTTGAAACAGATGCAGATTGATTTGGGCCACGGAGTCAGAAAAACCTGTGCTACTTGTGGGATGGAATACGTGCCCTCCAATGCGGAGGACGCGGCGCTTCATAAGAAGTTTCACGACATGAACTCAACAGGGGTGGATTTGGGGAAGGCTTTTATGAGGGCGAACGCATGCCGCTGGGTTTACGAAGCCACTCGGTTCGACGAAGGTTACGTTGTTATTGTGGACCGTAAGGCCTCTCCGACCGTCAAGAACCAAGCCAAGAAAGTGCTGGAAGTGATCAGCAAGGAGTTATCTGCACCCGAAATCTCAGACGATGTCTTATGGAGCCAAACGGAGCCGCCAGAACGTTTGCGGAAGAACGGTGCAGAGGAGAAAGTGGATCGCTACAAGGTGTTTCTGCACATGAAGGACAGCCGGTGTGTGGGAGCGTGTCTCACTGAGCGTATCTGGGAATCACGGCCTGTGGAATGCTCGACACCAACTCAGAATGGAGCAGATCAGCCGACCGACTCTGCGATTACCGTCCGGGACGAGGTGCACCCCGCTATCGTGGGTATCTCGCGCATTTGGACATCGGGCTCATCTCGACGGAGAGGGATCGCCATGGATCTTCTTGATTGCGTTGTGACCAACTTTATCTATGGGATGGAGATTCCCAAAGAGCAGGTTGCTTTTAGCCAGCCGACAGAAAGTGGGAAACGTTTGGCACAGGCCTTTTTCGGACCAGGAGTGCAGTGGCATGTCTACAACGAAAGCTAG